A region of Candidatus Poribacteria bacterium DNA encodes the following proteins:
- a CDS encoding ATP-dependent DNA helicase PcrA, whose protein sequence is MDILANLNEPQREAVLHTEGPLLLLAGAGSGKTRVLTHRIAYLIHEKGVPPTRILAVTFTNKAAGELKHRLETLVGPQSRSIWARTFHSTCVQILRRDIARLDGYTPTFTIFDDVDQVALMKHVLRSHQVDENRFRPRDVLGTISRAKNQMLGPQEVANSANYFEQRCAEFYETYQKQLRVTNALDFDDLILLAIRLFQEHPGVLSEYQHRFLYIHVDEYQDTNHSQYLLTRMLAEQHENICVVGDDDQSIYSWRGADIQNILDFERDYRKTTVISLGQNYRSTGNILSAAQNVVRFNRRRRGKELYTQNPEGALLRYFDAEDERQEAEYVCRTLRAMKSDGKPYGDCAIFYRINAMSRNFEDALRRENIPYQIVGGVKFYERMEVKDIISYLRVLVNPRDNISLQRIINTPTRGIGKTTLDRVQEFAEANDLTLMEAVERAEEIETLNAGARRSLAGFLTVLRSIQLDGSVPQIIESAIDVSGYLKSLQEQNTIEAEGRIENLSEFVSAAADYAEHEENPSLEGFLETITLATDVDGMEEAPDRVTLMTLHGAKGLEFPCVFLSGLEEGLFPHQRAMNSEAELEEERRLCYVGMTRAMQELHLSRARVRRVQGFQQETLRSRFLDEVPADLLEEVEPWTPTGFAPRGFGRRPSPEEARRLLSAAMTGTPAPKAPPAPTKSVSRFDPEPQTASSQYDFLRKHRRVAHAKFGSGKVLRVEGQGADLRVEVEFDDGTVKSLLAEFAKLRPL, encoded by the coding sequence ATGGACATCCTAGCGAACCTGAACGAGCCGCAGCGGGAGGCGGTGCTCCATACGGAGGGCCCGCTGTTGCTGCTCGCTGGCGCTGGGAGCGGCAAGACGCGCGTCCTGACTCACCGGATCGCCTATCTGATCCACGAGAAGGGCGTCCCTCCCACGCGAATCCTGGCGGTCACCTTCACGAACAAAGCCGCCGGAGAGCTCAAGCATCGCCTCGAAACGCTCGTGGGTCCCCAGAGCCGAAGCATCTGGGCGCGGACGTTCCACTCGACCTGCGTGCAGATTCTGCGCCGCGACATCGCGCGGCTCGACGGCTACACGCCGACGTTCACGATCTTCGATGACGTCGATCAGGTCGCGCTGATGAAGCACGTCCTGCGGTCCCACCAGGTCGATGAGAACCGGTTCCGCCCGCGCGACGTCCTGGGAACCATCAGCCGAGCCAAGAACCAAATGCTCGGACCCCAAGAGGTTGCCAACTCAGCGAACTACTTCGAGCAACGCTGCGCCGAGTTCTACGAGACCTACCAGAAGCAACTCCGCGTCACCAACGCGCTCGACTTCGACGACCTCATCCTGCTCGCCATCCGCTTGTTCCAGGAGCATCCGGGCGTTCTGTCGGAATACCAGCACCGGTTCCTCTATATCCACGTGGATGAGTACCAGGACACCAACCATAGCCAGTACCTACTGACGCGCATGTTGGCGGAGCAGCACGAGAACATCTGCGTCGTCGGAGACGACGACCAGAGCATCTATTCGTGGCGCGGCGCGGACATCCAGAACATCCTGGACTTCGAGCGCGACTACCGGAAGACGACCGTTATCTCGCTGGGGCAGAACTATCGGAGCACCGGGAACATCCTCTCGGCGGCGCAGAACGTCGTCCGGTTCAACCGGCGGCGGCGCGGCAAGGAGCTCTACACACAGAACCCCGAAGGAGCCCTCCTCCGTTACTTCGACGCCGAGGATGAGCGGCAGGAGGCCGAGTACGTCTGCCGCACCCTCCGCGCGATGAAGAGCGACGGCAAGCCCTACGGCGACTGCGCCATCTTCTACCGCATCAACGCCATGTCGCGGAACTTCGAAGACGCCCTGCGGCGGGAGAACATCCCGTATCAGATCGTCGGCGGCGTGAAGTTCTACGAGCGGATGGAGGTGAAGGACATCATCTCCTACCTGCGCGTACTGGTGAACCCGCGCGACAACATCAGCCTCCAGCGCATCATCAACACGCCGACACGCGGCATCGGCAAGACGACCCTCGACCGGGTCCAGGAGTTCGCCGAGGCGAACGATCTGACGCTCATGGAAGCCGTCGAACGCGCCGAGGAGATCGAGACGCTCAACGCCGGAGCGCGGCGCAGTCTCGCCGGGTTCCTGACGGTTCTCCGGTCGATCCAGCTCGACGGCTCCGTGCCGCAGATCATCGAAAGCGCCATCGACGTGAGCGGCTACCTGAAGAGCCTCCAAGAGCAGAACACCATCGAAGCCGAAGGGCGCATCGAGAACCTCTCCGAGTTCGTCTCGGCGGCGGCGGACTACGCCGAACACGAGGAGAACCCGTCGCTGGAGGGGTTCTTGGAGACGATCACGCTGGCGACGGACGTGGACGGCATGGAGGAAGCCCCCGACCGCGTCACGCTGATGACGCTCCACGGCGCGAAGGGGCTCGAATTCCCCTGCGTCTTTCTGTCGGGACTCGAAGAGGGCTTGTTCCCGCATCAACGCGCGATGAACAGCGAAGCGGAGCTCGAGGAGGAGCGCCGCCTCTGCTACGTCGGCATGACCCGCGCGATGCAGGAGCTCCACCTGTCGCGCGCCCGCGTCCGGCGCGTGCAGGGGTTCCAGCAGGAGACGCTTCGGTCGCGGTTCCTGGACGAAGTGCCAGCCGATCTGCTCGAAGAGGTGGAACCGTGGACGCCGACCGGCTTCGCGCCGCGCGGTTTCGGACGCAGACCCAGCCCGGAGGAGGCGCGACGACTGCTCTCCGCCGCGATGACGGGAACACCTGCGCCGAAGGCTCCACCCGCACCGACGAAGTCCGTCTCGCGCTTCGATCCGGAGCCCCAGACGGCTTCCTCGCAGTATGATTTCCTTCGGAAGCACCGGCGCGTCGCCCACGCGAAGTTCGGGAGCGGGAAGGTGCTTCGCGTCGAGGGCCAGGGAGCCGATCTGCGCGTCGAGGTCGAGTTCGACGACGGAACCGTGAAGTCGCTCCTCGCCGAGTTCGCCAAGCTGCGCCCGCTCTGA